The following proteins are co-located in the Wenzhouxiangella marina genome:
- a CDS encoding EF-hand domain-containing protein yields the protein MNTEELVDALFKEFDRNGDGELSRGEFVELVRYLLGEHGIKTSSRIFDKFDADHDGGISRDELVDLIDEYVL from the coding sequence ATGAACACCGAGGAACTGGTCGACGCACTGTTCAAGGAATTCGACCGCAACGGCGACGGCGAGCTGTCCCGCGGCGAGTTCGTCGAACTGGTCCGCTACCTGCTCGGCGAGCACGGCATCAAGACCAGCTCGCGCATCTTCGACAAGTTCGACGCCGACCACGACGGCGGCATCTCCCGCGACGAACTGGTCGATCTGATCGACGAGTACGTCCTCTAG